GTGGAAGCACCTGAAATTGAGCGGATTATTGAGCACTCTGATATTGAAGATTTGGAGGTCAGGCGGCAGATAATGGTGCTTCTTAAACACCGGAATGTCCAGCAGGCGTTGATAAAGGCCGGGGCAGTTATCGGCCAGAAGATTATAACCGGCAGGCTGGAATGGTATCTTTAAAAACAGGCATACTGGGGGGGACTTTTGACCCTATTCATACCGGCCACCTGATACTGGCAGAAGAGGTAAAAAAGAGGCTGGGGCTGGATGAGATTATTTTTATACCCACCGGCCAGCCATATTACAAAGCGGACAAGACTATCAGCCCGGCTGCAGACCGCCTGAACATGGTTAAACTGGCTATATCCGGCAAGCCCTATTTCAGGGTTATGGATATTGAAATAAAAAGAAGCGGCCCTACCTATACGGCAGACACCTTAAATGACCTGAAGCTTATTCTGCCCGAAAAGACCGAACTTTACTTTATATTGGGCTGGGATAATCTGGAGGCTTTGCCGCGCTGGCATAAGGCTTCGGAAATAATACGGCTCTGCCAGCTGGTGGCGGTGCCCCGGATAGGGCAGGCAAAGCCTGATGTGGACGAACTGGATGACAAACTGCCCGGTTTGCAGCAGAGCCTTATTATGCTGTCCAAGCCGGAGGTAGATGTCTCTTCGTCTCTGGTAAGGGAAAGGCTGGAAAACGGACAGGGCGTGGAACATCTGGTGCCTGAGGCAGTGGCTGCCTACATCAAAGAGCACGGTTTGTACCACAGGCAATAAAGCCGCTATTTTAACGTCAGACAAAAATAAGGGGCGTCTTAAGACGCCCCTTAGCTGTTTTCAAAGGCTTTATTTCAGCCTTAGATATCCAGATTCTTAACTGTTTTGGAATGGGACTGGATAAAGGCCTTGCGGGGAGCCACTTCACCGCCCATCAGCAGGTTAAAAATCTGGTCTGCCTTGGCGGCATCTTCCACTTTTACTTCAAGTAATGTGCGGCTGGCCGGGTCCATGGTTGTCTTCCAGAGTTGCTCGGCACTCATTTCACCCAGACCTTTATAGCGCTGGATATCCACTTTGTTGCTCTTGGTTTGGGAAAGCAGGGTCTCTTTTTCGGCATCGTTGTATACCCAGTGTTCGTTGCTGCCTATTTTTATCTTATAAAGAGGCGGCTGGGCAATAAACAAGTGGCTTTCGGTAATAAGCCGGGGCATATGGCGGAAGAAAAAGGTCAAAAGGAGTGTCCGTATATGTGAGCCGTCCACGTCAGCATCTGTCATGAGTACCAGACGGTTGTAGCGCAGTTTGGCGGGGTCAAAGTCATTATCTATGCCGGCTGCCAGAGCGGTAATGATAGCCCTGATTTCCTCGTGGGCCAGCATCTTGTCCGGTGAAGCCTTTTCTACGTTTAAAATTTTACCCCGCAGCGGGAGTATGGCCTGAAAGCGGCGGTTACGCCCCTGTTTGGCTGAACCGCCTGCCGAATCACCCTCTACCAGAAAGAGTTCGCACAGCGAAGCATCCCGTTCCGAACAGTCAGCCAGCTTGCCCGGCAGGGTGCCTGTATCCAGAGCGCTCTTGCGGATAATCAGGTCACGGGCCTTGCGGGCGG
This sequence is a window from Dehalococcoides mccartyi 195. Protein-coding genes within it:
- the nadD gene encoding nicotinate-nucleotide adenylyltransferase codes for the protein MVSLKTGILGGTFDPIHTGHLILAEEVKKRLGLDEIIFIPTGQPYYKADKTISPAADRLNMVKLAISGKPYFRVMDIEIKRSGPTYTADTLNDLKLILPEKTELYFILGWDNLEALPRWHKASEIIRLCQLVAVPRIGQAKPDVDELDDKLPGLQQSLIMLSKPEVDVSSSLVRERLENGQGVEHLVPEAVAAYIKEHGLYHRQ